In Parus major isolate Abel chromosome 3, Parus_major1.1, whole genome shotgun sequence, the following are encoded in one genomic region:
- the ERLEC1 gene encoding endoplasmic reticulum lectin 1 isoform X1 — protein sequence MPLPAPGAAPVVDRGCRKPTWRRRGAASAEPPAGMRGCGLRPPSPAPAPQRGCGLRPPCPAPALLCGLLAAVAAVAEGGRALPQLSDDIPFRVNWPGTELSLPTTGVLYKEDNYIIMTTVDKEKYKCLLPLIASGNEEEEKDYKGPTPGELLEPLFKQSSCSYRIESYWTYEVCHGKHIRQYHEEKETGQKINIQEYYLGNMIMKNPLSEPDQEEKENSKDGAKEIPTKNIEGQMTPYYPVELGNGTPCSLRQNLPRSSTVMYICHPEAKHEILSVAEVTTCEYEVVILTPLLCNHPKYRFRASPVNDIFCQSLPGSPLKPHNLEQLEKQQEMLKMPFRRVKEEEMPSTKEEKFSSIHKPVAVGSHQLLTVGTTHISKLTDEQLIKEFLSGSYCFHGGVGWWKYEFCYGKYVHQYHEDKESGKTSVVVGTWSKEEHIEWSRKNAARTFSLREDGTQTVRMVSHFYGNGDVCDLTDKPRQVTVKLKCKESDSPHAVTIYMLEPHSCQYILGVESPVICKILDTADEYGLLSVPS from the exons ATGCCGCTGCCCGCGCCGGGCGCTGCCCCGGTTGTTGATCGCGGCTGCCGGAAGCCGACGTGGCGGCGGCGCGGCGCGGCCTCGGCGGAGCCGCCGGCCGGCATGAGGGGCTGCGGGCTGCGGCCGCcgagcccggccccggccccccAGAGGGGCTGCGGGCTGCGgccgccctgcccggccccggcgCTGCTCTGCGGGCTTCTGGCGGCCGTGGCGGCCGTGGCCGAGGGCGGCCGAGCGCTCCCGCAGCTCAGCGACGACATCCCGTTTAGGGTGAACTGGCCCGGCACCGAGCTCAGCCTG CCGACCACTGGTGTCTTGTACAAGGAAGACAATTATATCATCATGACCACTGTGGATAAAGAGAAGTACAAGTGTCTCCTGCCATTGATAGCCAGTGGCAACGAG gaagaagaaaaggactATAAAGGTCCTACTCCAGGGGAACTGCTGGAGCCTCTCTTTAAGCAAAGCAGCTGTTCCTATAGA aTTGAATCTTACTGGACTTACGAGGTCTGCCATGGGAAACACATCCGTCAGTACCATGAGGAGAAGGAAACGGGGCAG AAAATAAACATCCAAGAATATTACCTGGGGAATATGATAATGAAGAACCCATTGTCAGAACCAG AtcaagaagagaaggaaaattccaAAGACGGTGCAAAAGAG ATCCCCACAAAAAACATCGAAGGGCAGATGACTCCCTACTACCCGGTGGAGCTGGGCAATGGCACTCCCTGCAGCCTGAGGCAGAACCTGCCCAGGTCCAGCACAGTGATGTACATCTGCCACCCCGAGGCCAAGCACGAGATCCTCTCCGTAGCAGAAGTCACCACCTGTGAGTACGAGGTGGTGATCCTGACCCCGCTGCTGTGCAACCACCCCAAATACAG GTTCAGGGCTTCCCCTGTGAATGACATCTTCTGCCAGTCCCTGCCAGGATCCCCACTTAAGCCCCACAacctggaacagctggagaagcagcaggaaatgctgAAGATGCCTTTTAGGAGAGTGAAGGAG GAAGAAATGCCTTcaacaaaagaagagaaattctCTTCCATCCACAAGCCTGTGGCTGTTGGGAGCCACCAGCTGTTAACAGTGGGGACAACCCACATCTCCAAACTGACCGATGAGCAGCTCATCAAGGAATTCCTTAGTGGTTCCTACTGCTTCCATGGG GGCGTTGGCTGGTGGAAATATGAATTCTGCTACGGCAAATACGTCCACCAGTACCACGAG GATAAAGAAAGTGGCAAGACCTCTGTGGTGGTGGGTACGTGGAGCAAGGAGGAGCACATCGAGTGGTCGAGGAAGAACGCGGCCAGGACCTTCTCCCTGCGAGAGGATGGCACCCAGACAGTCAG GATGGTGTCTCATTTCTATGGAAATGGAGATGTTTGTGACTTGACAGACAAGCCAAGGCAGGTGACTGTGAAATTGAA ATGTAAAGAATCGGACTCCCCTCATGCCGTGACCATTTACATGTTGGAGCCTCATTCTTGCCAGTACATCCTTGGG GTGGAGTCCCCAGTCATCTGTAAAATCCTGGATACAGCAGATGAATACGGGCTCCTCTCGGTGCCCAGCTGA
- the ERLEC1 gene encoding endoplasmic reticulum lectin 1 isoform X2: protein MPTTGVLYKEDNYIIMTTVDKEKYKCLLPLIASGNEEEEKDYKGPTPGELLEPLFKQSSCSYRIESYWTYEVCHGKHIRQYHEEKETGQKINIQEYYLGNMIMKNPLSEPDQEEKENSKDGAKEIPTKNIEGQMTPYYPVELGNGTPCSLRQNLPRSSTVMYICHPEAKHEILSVAEVTTCEYEVVILTPLLCNHPKYRFRASPVNDIFCQSLPGSPLKPHNLEQLEKQQEMLKMPFRRVKEEEMPSTKEEKFSSIHKPVAVGSHQLLTVGTTHISKLTDEQLIKEFLSGSYCFHGGVGWWKYEFCYGKYVHQYHEDKESGKTSVVVGTWSKEEHIEWSRKNAARTFSLREDGTQTVRMVSHFYGNGDVCDLTDKPRQVTVKLKCKESDSPHAVTIYMLEPHSCQYILGVESPVICKILDTADEYGLLSVPS, encoded by the exons ATG CCGACCACTGGTGTCTTGTACAAGGAAGACAATTATATCATCATGACCACTGTGGATAAAGAGAAGTACAAGTGTCTCCTGCCATTGATAGCCAGTGGCAACGAG gaagaagaaaaggactATAAAGGTCCTACTCCAGGGGAACTGCTGGAGCCTCTCTTTAAGCAAAGCAGCTGTTCCTATAGA aTTGAATCTTACTGGACTTACGAGGTCTGCCATGGGAAACACATCCGTCAGTACCATGAGGAGAAGGAAACGGGGCAG AAAATAAACATCCAAGAATATTACCTGGGGAATATGATAATGAAGAACCCATTGTCAGAACCAG AtcaagaagagaaggaaaattccaAAGACGGTGCAAAAGAG ATCCCCACAAAAAACATCGAAGGGCAGATGACTCCCTACTACCCGGTGGAGCTGGGCAATGGCACTCCCTGCAGCCTGAGGCAGAACCTGCCCAGGTCCAGCACAGTGATGTACATCTGCCACCCCGAGGCCAAGCACGAGATCCTCTCCGTAGCAGAAGTCACCACCTGTGAGTACGAGGTGGTGATCCTGACCCCGCTGCTGTGCAACCACCCCAAATACAG GTTCAGGGCTTCCCCTGTGAATGACATCTTCTGCCAGTCCCTGCCAGGATCCCCACTTAAGCCCCACAacctggaacagctggagaagcagcaggaaatgctgAAGATGCCTTTTAGGAGAGTGAAGGAG GAAGAAATGCCTTcaacaaaagaagagaaattctCTTCCATCCACAAGCCTGTGGCTGTTGGGAGCCACCAGCTGTTAACAGTGGGGACAACCCACATCTCCAAACTGACCGATGAGCAGCTCATCAAGGAATTCCTTAGTGGTTCCTACTGCTTCCATGGG GGCGTTGGCTGGTGGAAATATGAATTCTGCTACGGCAAATACGTCCACCAGTACCACGAG GATAAAGAAAGTGGCAAGACCTCTGTGGTGGTGGGTACGTGGAGCAAGGAGGAGCACATCGAGTGGTCGAGGAAGAACGCGGCCAGGACCTTCTCCCTGCGAGAGGATGGCACCCAGACAGTCAG GATGGTGTCTCATTTCTATGGAAATGGAGATGTTTGTGACTTGACAGACAAGCCAAGGCAGGTGACTGTGAAATTGAA ATGTAAAGAATCGGACTCCCCTCATGCCGTGACCATTTACATGTTGGAGCCTCATTCTTGCCAGTACATCCTTGGG GTGGAGTCCCCAGTCATCTGTAAAATCCTGGATACAGCAGATGAATACGGGCTCCTCTCGGTGCCCAGCTGA